One window of the Chryseobacterium camelliae genome contains the following:
- the mfd gene encoding transcription-repair coupling factor, with translation MQLKTINEKFLPYLLQKEFGKEIFNRLDTQNHIAVKGNAGSAVSVLTAELFLTCKKTVLYLTDDKEDALYINTEMEGLLGKDKVLYFPATHLEPYQVEKTQNANLVLRTEVLNKMSSGKTPRVIVAYMGALSEKVLKKEDFKAISHHIEVGSQLDFDFVDELLNHYHFQQTDFVSEPGEFSVRGGIVDVFSYSNEQPYRITFFGNEVESIRTFDIETQLSVDKVKEFQLVSNMNFSVTGSRVSLLQLLSEDSFIVSKNAVVGLGKIKTFYEKALEKYGTLHQDIAHREPQELFISDEEFLFDYKKFHTIDFSSVAIDSIKDQSEVILEQTAQPSFHKNFELLAEDLEKRQSEGFDTWISFSTEKQKERLELIFEELEREVPFKSFTSELHEGFVDNSQKILIYTDHQIFDRYQRYKAKNTFAKSEQLTLKDLMSLKIGDYIAHIDHGIGKFMGLVKVNNDGKIQECFKLTYKNGDLLYVSIHSLHKISKYNGPEGREIVLSKLGSPAWKSLKQKTKEKVKQIAFDLIKLYAQRKSAKGFSYSQDSYLQNELEASFIYEDTPDQEKATIDVKKDMEDSTVMDRLVCGDVGFGKTEVAIRAAFKAATDGKQVAVLVPTTILAFQHYRSFRERLKDFPVNISYLNRFRTAKQKSETLAALKDGKVDIVIGTHQLAGSSVKFKDLGLLIIDEEHKFGVSVKDKLKTLKTNVDTLTLTATPIPRTLQFSLMAARDLSVIKTPPPNRQPVDTQLVGFNEEIIRDAVSYELQRDGQVYFINNRVENLKDIAGLIQRLVPDAKVITGHGQMEGKQLEKNVLDFMEGKYDVLVSTTIVESGVDVPNANTIFINDAHRFGMADLHQMRGRVGRSNRKAFCYLITPPYDMMTADARKRLEAIEQFSDLGSGFQIAMKDLEIRGAGDLLGAEQSGFINEMGFETYQKLMQEALEELKDDENFENLFENEEDRQKLFKSTKDVNIDTDLELMLPDSYISNTEERLLLYQKIAEIDNEKDLQKFEHELKDRFGALPKEAVNLLKSVSLKWLASDIGFERIVMKNGIFLGYFPANPQDKFYQTDKFRHIISYLTQNPAEAQLKEKVTKDGNHLMMRKDKIKNVDEVNTLLKSILQTK, from the coding sequence ATGCAGTTAAAAACCATCAATGAAAAGTTTCTTCCGTATCTCCTCCAGAAGGAGTTCGGAAAGGAAATTTTTAACCGGCTGGACACTCAAAATCATATTGCCGTAAAAGGAAATGCAGGATCTGCGGTTTCCGTTCTTACCGCTGAACTGTTCCTTACCTGTAAAAAGACAGTGCTATACCTGACTGATGATAAGGAGGATGCCCTCTACATCAATACTGAAATGGAAGGGCTGCTCGGAAAAGATAAAGTACTGTACTTTCCTGCCACTCATCTTGAACCTTATCAGGTAGAAAAGACCCAGAATGCCAACCTGGTTTTACGGACAGAAGTATTGAATAAAATGAGTTCCGGGAAAACGCCGCGGGTAATCGTTGCCTATATGGGCGCATTATCTGAAAAGGTACTGAAAAAGGAAGATTTCAAAGCCATTTCACATCACATAGAAGTTGGCAGCCAGCTTGATTTTGATTTCGTGGACGAATTGCTGAACCATTACCATTTTCAGCAGACCGATTTCGTTTCCGAACCGGGAGAGTTTTCCGTACGGGGAGGAATTGTGGATGTTTTTTCATATTCCAATGAGCAGCCTTACCGGATTACATTTTTCGGCAATGAAGTAGAAAGCATCCGTACTTTTGATATCGAGACCCAGCTTTCCGTAGACAAGGTGAAGGAGTTCCAGCTCGTATCCAATATGAATTTTTCAGTGACCGGAAGCCGCGTTTCATTACTGCAGCTTTTGTCTGAGGATAGTTTCATCGTTTCTAAAAATGCAGTGGTGGGATTGGGTAAAATCAAGACCTTTTATGAAAAAGCCCTGGAGAAATACGGAACCCTGCATCAGGATATAGCCCACCGCGAACCTCAGGAACTCTTTATTTCCGATGAAGAATTCTTGTTTGATTACAAAAAGTTCCATACGATTGATTTCAGCAGTGTAGCTATAGACAGTATAAAAGATCAGTCTGAGGTCATTCTGGAGCAGACCGCTCAGCCTTCTTTCCATAAAAATTTCGAACTTCTGGCAGAAGATCTGGAAAAAAGGCAATCGGAAGGCTTTGATACCTGGATCTCGTTCTCTACAGAAAAACAAAAAGAAAGGCTGGAGCTGATTTTTGAAGAACTGGAACGTGAAGTGCCCTTTAAAAGTTTCACGTCTGAACTGCATGAAGGATTCGTAGATAACAGCCAGAAGATCCTGATCTATACAGACCATCAGATTTTCGACCGCTACCAGCGGTACAAAGCCAAAAATACATTTGCCAAGTCTGAGCAGCTGACGCTTAAAGACCTGATGTCCCTTAAAATCGGGGATTATATTGCCCATATCGATCACGGGATCGGAAAATTCATGGGACTTGTAAAGGTAAACAATGACGGCAAGATCCAGGAATGCTTCAAACTCACCTATAAAAACGGTGACCTTTTATATGTAAGCATCCATTCCCTTCATAAAATTTCCAAATACAACGGTCCGGAAGGCAGGGAGATTGTCCTTAGCAAACTCGGATCCCCTGCTTGGAAGTCTTTGAAGCAGAAAACAAAAGAAAAGGTAAAGCAGATTGCGTTCGACCTTATTAAATTATATGCCCAGAGAAAATCGGCTAAAGGATTTTCGTACTCCCAGGATTCCTACCTGCAGAATGAACTGGAAGCCAGTTTTATCTATGAAGATACACCGGATCAGGAGAAAGCCACTATTGATGTAAAAAAGGATATGGAAGACTCCACGGTGATGGACAGGCTGGTGTGCGGCGATGTAGGATTCGGTAAAACCGAAGTGGCCATCCGGGCAGCATTTAAAGCGGCTACGGACGGAAAACAGGTTGCTGTACTGGTTCCTACTACCATCCTGGCTTTTCAGCATTACAGGAGTTTCAGGGAACGGTTAAAGGATTTTCCGGTCAATATTTCGTATCTCAACCGTTTCAGGACGGCAAAACAGAAGTCTGAAACCCTGGCAGCCCTTAAAGACGGAAAAGTAGATATTGTCATCGGGACGCATCAGTTGGCTGGCAGCAGTGTCAAATTTAAAGATCTTGGCCTGCTCATCATTGATGAGGAACATAAATTCGGGGTTTCCGTAAAAGATAAGCTGAAGACCCTGAAAACCAATGTTGATACCCTGACGTTAACCGCCACGCCTATTCCAAGGACATTGCAGTTTTCTTTAATGGCCGCAAGAGACTTATCCGTTATCAAGACGCCACCGCCTAACCGGCAACCTGTAGATACGCAGCTGGTAGGTTTTAATGAAGAAATTATACGGGATGCTGTTTCCTATGAACTTCAAAGGGACGGGCAGGTATATTTTATCAACAACAGGGTGGAAAACCTGAAAGATATTGCAGGCCTGATCCAGCGCCTGGTGCCCGATGCAAAAGTCATTACCGGACACGGCCAGATGGAAGGGAAGCAGCTGGAAAAAAATGTCCTGGATTTTATGGAAGGAAAATACGATGTCCTGGTCTCTACTACTATCGTGGAAAGTGGCGTGGATGTTCCTAATGCCAATACCATTTTCATTAATGATGCCCACCGGTTCGGGATGGCAGACCTTCATCAGATGAGGGGAAGGGTAGGACGAAGCAACAGGAAAGCTTTCTGTTACCTGATTACCCCTCCTTATGATATGATGACTGCCGATGCCAGAAAGAGGCTCGAAGCCATTGAACAGTTTTCAGATCTGGGAAGCGGTTTCCAGATCGCCATGAAAGACCTGGAAATACGGGGGGCCGGAGACCTGTTAGGTGCTGAACAAAGCGGATTCATCAATGAGATGGGCTTTGAGACCTATCAGAAGCTGATGCAGGAAGCCCTTGAGGAACTGAAGGATGATGAAAATTTTGAAAACCTTTTTGAAAACGAAGAAGACCGTCAGAAACTTTTCAAAAGCACTAAAGATGTCAACATTGATACTGACCTTGAACTGATGCTTCCGGATTCCTATATTTCCAACACCGAAGAAAGGCTTTTGCTGTATCAGAAAATTGCCGAAATTGATAATGAAAAAGACCTTCAGAAATTTGAGCATGAACTGAAGGACCGTTTCGGAGCATTACCGAAAGAAGCCGTGAATCTCCTTAAGAGTGTTTCCCTGAAATGGCTGGCCTCAGATATCGGCTTCGAAAGGATCGTGATGAAGAATGGTATTTTCCTGGGTTATTTCCCGGCAAACCCTCAGGACAAATTTTATCAGACCGATAAATTCAGGCATATCATCAGTTATCTTACCCAGAACCCTGCTGAGGCACAACTGAAAGAAAAGGTAACCAAAGATGGAAATCACCTGATGATGAGAAAAGATAAGATTAAAAATGTGGATGAGGTGAATACCCTGCTGAAATCTATTCTTCAGACCAAATAA
- a CDS encoding carbonic anhydrase family protein → MKAHTHETQSTISPERALEFLKEGNQRFVNNLKANRDLLEQVNATREGQWPFAVVLSCIDSRTSAELIFDQGLGDIFSIRIAGNFVNQDILGSMEFGCNVAGSKLVVVLGHTKCGALKGGLDAAQIEGMGMDNLNHLINHFSPIIKEVIKDGEEHSSANSDLLERLNHQNVKHAIEDIRKQSSTLRNLEKEGKIKIVGANYDVETGMVSWL, encoded by the coding sequence ATGAAAGCACATACACACGAAACACAGTCGACCATCAGTCCTGAAAGAGCACTGGAATTTTTAAAAGAAGGTAACCAGAGATTTGTCAATAACCTTAAAGCCAACAGAGATCTTCTGGAGCAGGTGAATGCAACCCGTGAAGGTCAATGGCCGTTTGCGGTGGTATTGAGCTGTATAGACAGCCGTACGTCTGCTGAGCTCATCTTTGACCAGGGTCTTGGGGATATTTTCAGCATCAGGATTGCGGGTAACTTCGTTAACCAGGATATTCTGGGATCTATGGAGTTCGGCTGTAATGTAGCAGGGTCCAAATTAGTTGTTGTCCTGGGACACACGAAATGCGGGGCATTAAAAGGCGGACTGGATGCAGCCCAGATTGAGGGCATGGGAATGGATAACCTTAATCACCTGATCAATCATTTCAGCCCGATTATCAAAGAAGTGATCAAAGACGGAGAAGAGCATTCTTCCGCGAACAGCGATCTTCTTGAAAGGCTGAACCACCAGAATGTAAAACATGCCATTGAAGACATCCGTAAGCAGAGCTCAACACTGAGAAACCTTGAAAAGGAAGGTAAAATTAAAATTGTGGGAGCCAACTACGATGTAGAAACAGGAATGGTAAGCTGGTTATAG
- a CDS encoding MFS transporter — translation MISFTPLKTLQNIEFRNLLTGRFFIVLAFRMLATLLGWWVYQLTKDPFSIGLIGLSEVIPAVSCALYAGHVIDMNEKKKLLLICNYAYIFLIGLLLIPAFLNVEIHFTSHQITYFIYGVIFFTGIARAFIGPIVPSMIPKIVKKENLPNAITLNQATFLISSVCGHAVGGFLIGYFGVQWTLVVILSLIFVASLFFWQLNKQYSEYKKETVNVMQSMGEGITYILKTKEILGALCLDMFAVLFGGAVAMIPVYATDILKVGAEGFGLLNAASDIGSMCIITVLSIIPLRRNQGKILLIAVAGFGLCIIGFGLSHLYWLSFMFLVMSGMLDGISVVIRGTIVQLKTPDHIRGRVLSVNSIFIMSSNEMGQFESGLMAKLLGVVRSVVFGGSMTVLIALLVGTTNAKLRKMQY, via the coding sequence ATGATTTCATTCACTCCGTTAAAGACACTGCAAAATATTGAGTTCAGAAATCTTCTTACGGGAAGATTTTTTATCGTTTTAGCGTTCAGGATGCTGGCCACCTTATTGGGCTGGTGGGTTTACCAGCTGACAAAAGATCCCTTCTCTATTGGCCTGATCGGACTTTCGGAAGTTATTCCAGCCGTAAGCTGTGCCCTGTATGCAGGCCATGTGATTGATATGAATGAAAAGAAAAAACTGCTGCTGATCTGCAATTATGCCTATATATTCCTGATCGGGCTGTTGCTGATTCCGGCTTTCCTGAATGTAGAAATCCATTTTACCAGCCATCAGATCACTTATTTCATCTACGGCGTTATTTTCTTCACCGGTATAGCACGGGCTTTCATAGGCCCTATCGTACCTTCCATGATTCCGAAAATCGTCAAAAAAGAAAACCTGCCCAATGCCATTACGTTGAATCAGGCAACATTTCTGATTTCTTCAGTTTGCGGACATGCCGTTGGCGGCTTCCTGATCGGGTATTTCGGGGTACAATGGACACTGGTGGTCATCCTCTCACTGATTTTTGTGGCTTCCCTGTTTTTCTGGCAGCTTAATAAACAGTATTCTGAGTATAAAAAAGAGACGGTAAACGTCATGCAGAGCATGGGTGAAGGAATTACGTACATCCTGAAAACAAAAGAGATCCTGGGCGCACTCTGCCTGGATATGTTTGCAGTACTCTTCGGAGGCGCCGTAGCCATGATCCCGGTATATGCTACGGACATCCTTAAAGTTGGCGCGGAAGGATTCGGATTGCTGAATGCAGCGTCTGATATAGGTTCCATGTGTATTATTACGGTATTATCCATTATCCCGCTGAGGAGAAACCAGGGTAAAATCCTTCTAATAGCAGTAGCCGGATTCGGGCTCTGCATTATAGGATTCGGGCTATCCCACTTGTACTGGCTTTCTTTTATGTTCCTGGTGATGAGCGGAATGCTTGACGGAATTTCCGTCGTCATCCGTGGAACGATCGTACAACTTAAAACCCCTGATCACATCCGGGGAAGGGTTCTCAGCGTTAACTCCATTTTTATCATGTCCAGCAATGAAATGGGCCAGTTTGAAAGCGGGCTTATGGCGAAACTGCTGGGTGTGGTGCGCTCAGTGGTTTTCGGTGGAAGCATGACGGTGCTTATTGCCTTACTTGTCGGAACTACAAATGCAAAGCTGAGAAAAATGCAATATTAG
- the pth gene encoding aminoacyl-tRNA hydrolase has protein sequence MKYLIVGLGNKGAEYENTRHNIGFKVADKIAETLETSFNTTNFGWMADGKYKGRRVLVLKPDTYMNLSGNAVKYWMQKENIPLENILIITDDLALPFGTLRLKGKGSDAGHNGLKNINEVLHTQNYARLRFGISADFSEGRQVDYVLGTWNGEESEKLQERIEQFTKASLSFVFAGINNTMSSFNGK, from the coding sequence ATGAAATATCTCATTGTCGGACTCGGTAATAAAGGTGCTGAATACGAAAATACAAGACATAATATAGGTTTCAAGGTAGCGGATAAAATTGCGGAAACCCTGGAAACTTCTTTTAATACGACCAACTTCGGCTGGATGGCAGACGGGAAATACAAGGGAAGAAGAGTACTGGTGCTAAAGCCCGATACGTACATGAACCTTTCCGGGAATGCCGTAAAATACTGGATGCAAAAGGAAAACATTCCCCTGGAGAATATACTGATTATTACTGATGATCTTGCGCTGCCATTCGGAACCCTGCGTTTGAAAGGGAAAGGGTCGGATGCCGGGCACAATGGACTGAAAAACATTAATGAAGTTCTTCATACCCAGAATTATGCACGCCTCCGCTTCGGGATTTCGGCAGATTTTTCAGAGGGAAGGCAGGTAGATTATGTGCTGGGAACCTGGAACGGGGAAGAATCGGAAAAACTCCAGGAAAGGATAGAGCAGTTTACCAAAGCCTCCCTGTCATTTGTCTTTGCAGGCATCAACAATACCATGTCTTCATTTAACGGGAAATAA
- a CDS encoding SulP family inorganic anion transporter produces the protein MKKTSFIGGIKENFPSGLVVFLVALPLCLGIALASGAPPLSGIIAGIVGGLVVGFISNSNISVSGPAAGLTAIVLTAITDLGAFNIFLCAGIIAGMIQLVLGFIRAGSISNYFPNNVIEGMLAAIGIIIILKQIPHAVGFDKDYEGHESIFDNGLNFGYFTELLGAIHPGAVIVTLFSIAILIAWDKVYVLRRIKMLPGALVAVVAGIILNELFKLSGSSLAIGPKHLVSLPVPKSVDDFKNFVTLPDFSGFMNAKVWITGATIAVVASIETLLCIEASDRLDQQRRITDTNLELKAQGIGNLISSFIGGLPMTSVVVRSSANANAGATSKLSTIIHGILLLLCVLSIPAILNLIPFATLAAVLLLVGYKLAKPATFRHFWHLGKFQFIPFLATVVAVVATDLLKGVGIGLAISVFYILQGNMKRAYYLSREKLNDADGIMIRLSEEVSFLNKAAIKKTLKNIKPNSAVTIDARETSYIATDVLEMIQDFANIRAREEDITVELLGFKTSYRDYERNEDSHIVVTHKRAM, from the coding sequence ATGAAAAAGACATCATTTATCGGAGGAATCAAGGAGAATTTCCCTTCAGGGCTCGTTGTATTCCTGGTAGCACTCCCGCTTTGCCTGGGAATTGCCCTGGCATCGGGCGCACCGCCTTTATCAGGAATCATCGCAGGCATTGTGGGTGGCCTGGTGGTAGGGTTCATCAGCAACTCTAATATATCGGTCTCCGGACCCGCAGCAGGATTAACAGCTATTGTCCTTACGGCCATTACGGATCTGGGAGCCTTTAATATTTTTCTATGCGCAGGGATCATAGCAGGGATGATTCAGTTGGTTTTAGGATTTATCCGGGCCGGAAGCATTTCCAATTATTTCCCCAATAATGTCATTGAGGGCATGCTTGCCGCCATCGGGATCATCATTATTTTAAAACAGATCCCTCATGCAGTAGGTTTTGATAAGGATTATGAGGGGCACGAATCCATTTTCGACAACGGGCTGAATTTTGGGTATTTTACGGAACTTTTAGGAGCCATCCATCCGGGTGCCGTTATTGTCACCCTGTTTTCGATTGCCATACTGATTGCATGGGATAAAGTGTATGTGCTCAGAAGGATCAAAATGCTTCCGGGCGCCCTGGTAGCTGTAGTTGCGGGCATTATCTTAAATGAACTGTTTAAGCTCTCCGGAAGTTCGCTGGCCATCGGCCCAAAGCATCTGGTTTCGCTGCCGGTTCCGAAATCTGTTGATGACTTTAAAAATTTTGTGACGCTTCCTGATTTTTCAGGTTTTATGAATGCTAAAGTATGGATTACAGGAGCTACCATTGCCGTAGTGGCCTCCATTGAAACCCTGCTTTGCATCGAGGCTTCAGACAGGTTGGATCAGCAGAGGAGAATTACCGATACCAACCTCGAACTGAAAGCCCAGGGAATCGGGAATCTGATCAGCTCATTCATCGGCGGCCTTCCCATGACTTCAGTTGTTGTGAGAAGTTCAGCCAATGCCAATGCAGGAGCTACATCAAAGCTCTCGACCATTATTCATGGTATATTGCTGTTGTTATGCGTACTTTCCATCCCTGCCATATTAAATTTGATACCCTTTGCCACATTGGCTGCAGTATTGCTGCTGGTAGGATACAAGCTGGCTAAACCGGCTACGTTCAGGCACTTCTGGCATTTAGGAAAGTTCCAGTTCATTCCTTTTCTGGCAACAGTAGTGGCCGTAGTGGCAACAGATTTGCTGAAAGGTGTAGGGATTGGATTAGCGATCTCGGTATTTTATATCCTGCAGGGAAATATGAAGCGGGCATATTACCTGAGCCGTGAAAAGCTGAATGATGCAGACGGAATCATGATCAGGCTTTCTGAGGAAGTTTCATTCCTCAATAAAGCTGCTATTAAGAAAACATTGAAAAATATCAAGCCAAATTCTGCGGTAACGATTGATGCCAGAGAAACCTCGTATATTGCAACGGATGTCCTTGAAATGATCCAGGATTTTGCCAATATCCGTGCCAGGGAAGAAGATATTACCGTAGAACTTCTCGGTTTCAAAACATCGTACAGAGACTATGAGAGGAATGAAGATTCCCATATTGTAGTGACCCATAAAAGGGCAATGTAA
- a CDS encoding T9SS type B sorting domain-containing protein, whose translation MKKVLLVFLMIFCQIFYAQSDCTSSLAVCGNSAISYTPSGFGNIQENPLGGGCLTSEHYSVWYTFTASTSGTLTFLITPNAQADYDWAVFGPNKQCGSLGAPVRCSYASTASGILTGLNMTATDLSEGAGGDGFCKYMDVLAGETYYLIIDNFSANTNGFVLTWGGTATLSSPFTSAIQPNPFIPPGSPNATPNGPNEVIVCATPAVFDFSTLSAGIINGNPNFVVSYHTSANDALTGNNPITTPQTVNTTSVYYYSISYADPVNPNSAISKCKQTGTFKFKLGNITAQDATLSGCNNNNAGTAVYDLTTAAVFSDPTAIKKYYPTLADLNAGTNEITTPTNYVSSTGTVYVKVTTLQGCSDDAKITLNFNPVVTVTEATLRSCFIEGSPATASFNLTTAAVTTQTGVTKKYYPSLTDAVNQTNEIATPSPYIAPNGVIYVRVSNSNGCYNIAKVTLIVLPPVYSSVLEDKIICIEDTTTLDAGPGFNGYEWSTGATTRTITNVGVGTYWVKLKTGDCVSLQTVKVYPSEQPVITNIDIANNVVTASVTGGTPPYKYSMDNIKWQDSNVFNNVPRGDNMIYVKDAYDCDPISITVIVPNLINVITPNGDGINDVIDYSALAGKQSLIFSIFDRYGVKIFQADKSNGYKWDGTSGGKKVPTGTYWYSVTWNENDKKNTPFKYSGWVMVKNRE comes from the coding sequence ATGAAAAAAGTTTTACTTGTTTTTCTGATGATATTCTGTCAGATATTTTATGCACAGTCAGACTGTACATCCAGTCTTGCTGTCTGCGGGAACTCTGCTATTTCCTATACGCCCAGCGGATTCGGGAATATACAGGAAAACCCTCTGGGAGGCGGCTGCCTTACTTCTGAGCATTATTCCGTATGGTATACATTTACAGCATCTACCAGCGGAACCCTTACTTTCCTGATCACCCCTAACGCACAGGCAGATTATGACTGGGCGGTTTTCGGTCCCAATAAACAATGCGGAAGCCTGGGTGCTCCTGTAAGATGTTCTTATGCTTCAACGGCAAGCGGAATCCTTACCGGACTGAATATGACTGCCACAGACCTTTCCGAAGGGGCCGGTGGTGACGGATTCTGTAAATATATGGATGTCCTTGCCGGAGAAACCTATTACCTGATCATAGATAACTTCTCTGCCAATACCAATGGATTTGTTCTTACCTGGGGAGGAACAGCCACACTTTCTTCACCATTTACCTCTGCAATACAGCCCAACCCTTTTATTCCGCCTGGAAGCCCTAACGCTACTCCTAACGGACCTAACGAGGTTATTGTATGTGCCACTCCTGCTGTTTTTGATTTCAGCACATTATCCGCAGGAATCATTAACGGAAACCCTAATTTCGTGGTAAGCTACCATACTTCAGCCAACGATGCCCTTACCGGCAACAATCCGATTACGACACCACAAACGGTTAATACCACTTCAGTATATTATTACAGCATCAGCTATGCAGACCCTGTTAATCCGAACAGTGCCATCAGCAAATGTAAGCAGACCGGGACATTTAAATTCAAGCTGGGCAATATCACCGCTCAGGACGCTACGCTGAGTGGGTGTAATAACAACAATGCCGGTACAGCAGTATATGACCTCACCACGGCTGCTGTATTCTCAGACCCTACAGCCATTAAGAAATATTATCCTACCCTTGCAGACCTTAATGCAGGGACCAATGAAATTACGACACCTACCAATTATGTATCTTCAACAGGAACGGTCTATGTAAAAGTAACCACCCTTCAGGGATGTTCAGATGATGCAAAGATCACCCTGAATTTCAATCCTGTTGTTACAGTAACGGAAGCTACCCTGAGGTCATGCTTCATTGAGGGCAGCCCTGCCACGGCTTCTTTCAACCTTACAACAGCAGCTGTAACTACCCAGACTGGGGTAACCAAGAAATATTACCCTTCACTTACGGATGCCGTAAACCAGACCAACGAAATTGCTACTCCTTCACCTTATATTGCTCCTAACGGTGTAATCTATGTAAGAGTATCCAATTCGAACGGATGTTACAACATTGCTAAAGTAACCTTAATTGTACTGCCTCCGGTATACTCCAGTGTATTGGAAGATAAGATCATCTGTATTGAAGATACCACAACGCTTGATGCAGGCCCTGGATTCAACGGATATGAGTGGAGCACAGGAGCAACGACACGTACCATCACCAATGTTGGAGTAGGCACGTACTGGGTGAAACTGAAAACCGGAGATTGCGTGAGCTTACAGACGGTAAAAGTATATCCTTCCGAGCAGCCGGTCATTACCAATATTGACATTGCCAACAATGTGGTAACAGCAAGCGTTACAGGAGGAACACCACCATACAAATACTCCATGGACAATATCAAATGGCAGGATTCCAATGTATTCAATAATGTTCCGAGAGGTGACAATATGATTTACGTGAAAGATGCCTATGACTGTGATCCGATCAGTATAACAGTAATCGTTCCTAACCTGATCAATGTTATTACTCCGAACGGCGACGGAATCAATGACGTTATTGATTATTCTGCATTAGCCGGAAAACAAAGCCTGATATTCAGCATTTTCGACAGGTACGGAGTGAAAATATTCCAGGCGGACAAATCCAACGGATATAAGTGGGATGGTACTTCGGGAGGCAAGAAAGTTCCTACAGGCACCTACTGGTATTCAGTAACCTGGAATGAAAATGATAAAAAGAATACCCCATTCAAATATTCCGGTTGGGTGATGGTAAAAAACAGAGAATAA
- a CDS encoding GH3 auxin-responsive promoter family protein, producing MLNFLKKQVALLWARKHVRKAGASGNNPVQNQETLLLELVRKAEKTLFGRERGFENIRSVKDFQAKVAVSDYEDIKPYIERMKKGQANILWPDIPEYFAKTSGTTSGSKYIPISHEGMPFQVAGAQSALFHYIAQKNNADFVGGKMIFLQGSPELEDLYGVKTGRLSGIVAHHIPAYLQKNRLPSWETNIIEDWETKVDRIVLETEKENMTLISGIPPWLIMYFEKLTEKHGKKIKQIFPNLQLIVTGGVNYEPYREKMEDLLGGTVDIIQTFPASEGFFAFQDDYTREGLLLLTNHGIFYEFIPLEEYGKPGAARLTLKDIELNKDYAMILTTNSGLWAYSIGDVIRFISKDPYRILVSGRTKHYTSAFGEHVIAFEAEEAIKATLQKFPAQITEFHLAPEVNPQSGLPYHEWFIEFEKTPADPEAFRQELDHQMRQRNTYYDDLISGNILQPLNISYLQKNAFQDYAKSQGKLGGQNKIPRLANDRIIADLLEVYKL from the coding sequence ATGTTAAACTTCCTCAAGAAACAAGTGGCGCTCTTATGGGCCAGAAAACACGTCCGCAAAGCCGGTGCTTCCGGAAACAATCCTGTGCAAAACCAGGAAACATTATTGCTTGAATTGGTTAGAAAGGCTGAAAAAACACTGTTTGGAAGAGAGCGCGGTTTTGAAAACATCCGGTCTGTAAAAGATTTTCAGGCAAAGGTTGCTGTCTCCGATTATGAAGATATCAAACCATATATTGAACGGATGAAAAAAGGCCAGGCTAATATTTTATGGCCGGACATCCCGGAATATTTCGCGAAAACGTCGGGAACTACTTCAGGCTCCAAATACATCCCTATTTCCCACGAAGGAATGCCTTTTCAGGTTGCAGGAGCACAAAGTGCCCTGTTCCACTATATCGCACAAAAAAATAACGCAGATTTTGTAGGCGGAAAAATGATCTTCCTCCAGGGAAGCCCGGAGCTTGAGGACCTGTATGGAGTAAAAACCGGCAGGCTGTCAGGAATCGTGGCCCATCATATCCCGGCATACCTGCAGAAAAACAGGCTTCCCAGCTGGGAAACCAATATCATCGAAGACTGGGAAACGAAGGTTGACCGGATTGTCCTGGAGACGGAGAAGGAAAATATGACGCTCATCTCAGGCATCCCGCCATGGCTGATCATGTACTTTGAAAAGCTGACGGAAAAGCACGGCAAAAAAATAAAACAGATTTTCCCCAATCTTCAGCTTATCGTTACCGGCGGCGTGAATTATGAACCTTACCGTGAAAAAATGGAAGATCTGCTGGGCGGAACGGTAGATATCATCCAGACCTTTCCGGCTTCTGAAGGGTTCTTCGCATTTCAGGATGATTACACCAGAGAAGGACTTCTGCTGCTTACCAACCATGGTATTTTTTATGAATTTATCCCTCTTGAAGAATATGGGAAACCCGGTGCTGCCAGGCTGACCTTAAAAGATATCGAACTTAATAAAGACTATGCCATGATCCTGACCACCAATTCAGGCTTATGGGCGTATTCGATTGGTGATGTGATCCGTTTCATCAGTAAAGATCCTTACAGGATTCTGGTAAGCGGGAGAACCAAGCATTATACTTCAGCCTTCGGTGAGCATGTGATTGCTTTTGAAGCGGAAGAAGCCATTAAAGCTACCCTGCAGAAATTTCCGGCACAGATAACAGAATTTCACCTGGCCCCGGAAGTCAATCCTCAGTCTGGCCTTCCCTACCACGAATGGTTTATTGAATTTGAAAAAACACCGGCAGACCCTGAAGCTTTCAGACAGGAACTGGACCATCAGATGAGACAGCGCAATACCTATTATGACGACCTGATTTCCGGCAATATCCTTCAGCCCCTCAACATTTCTTACCTGCAGAAAAATGCATTTCAGGACTATGCAAAATCACAGGGGAAACTGGGAGGACAGAATAAGATCCCAAGGCTTGCCAATGACAGGATAATTGCAGATTTGTTAGAAGTTTATAAACTTTAA